From Citricoccus sp. SGAir0253, a single genomic window includes:
- the pknB gene encoding Stk1 family PASTA domain-containing Ser/Thr kinase — protein sequence MRPTSGITLGGRYQLTERIAIGGMGEVWKARDKVLGRLTAVKILKEEYTGDANFLRRFRAEAQHTALLNHPGVANVFDYGEEGGSGYLVMELVPGPPLSAILDKEKVLSPDRTLNIMAQTARALSAAHAQGLVHRDIKPGNLLITPHGRVKVTDFGIARLADQVPLTATGQVMGTAQYLAPEQATGQQATGSSDIYSLGVIGYECLVGHRPFSGESQIAIALAQVNDPPPPLPESIPEPVRALIMSMLSKEARDRPANATALAEAAEALRRQDTASAAASVPGMLPFLSTGAPTEAVTQPVDFSGMTQTHATEVIERPAGASGSRGTGTSALPLAGSAAAGAAVGAGAAAAGSPRISATGGPDAGPGTGAADLAADGRDEDLDRTAEPRRRSPWTWPLIGLLALVLFVLLGMWLGPLLARGPAEESSSAPATPSTSATSATSASASESPTASETTEAPRTVTISAASYLGRPVDEVAAELRDLGFQVTQTGQRSSEVTPGLVLGLDPTGEVPLGRLITVTYAEAPPTTQAPPSESSSAPETSAPASSTPAETTAPPSTSAPASPSAPTEDPTSAAPSTSAPATSTAPATDEPTADTTADTTAETGAASPAPGGTAQRPRWTRRPPRRADRRDHPGHPAASPLTSPRPVTDESPRNRTCTVPHQRILNGRYEVGDLIGRGGMADVFQGRDLRLGRRVAIKMMRPDLARDPQFQSRFRREAQSSAALNHPNIVSVYDTGEETFEDAGHHGVDCPFMIMEFVDGRTLRDLLRHDELSVDQAVEWTSGVLAALHFSHEAGIVHRDIKPANVMVTGSGAVKVMDFGIARALADSAATMTQTQAVVGTAQYLSPEQARGETVDSRSDLYSAGCLLFELLTGRPPFVGDSPVAVAYQHVREDPPAPSTLNPQVSPALDAVVARALAKDKDERFQTGLEFRAALERVLRAADAGPAAAAGGSGAARAGTGGAAGAASPGALGTAGAVAAVGAAGAHAATGSPSGRDADPDATAAVAVVPGPGTGQVAGPATEALPGVRGPVHEDTEPIPALGGDPAEEGRGGAAGPAAPVAAADGYPGTGERGPAPSASTPPLSEDTGHPLAFAAMPHDPQEAARRPAPRRRHRVWIPVLVVILALAAVAGGWFLMDELNRRNLEANQVTVPEVANLTQIEAQNALTAAELRPMLEEVHDDEVARDLAVGTEPEAGTTMQKGQEVALLISLGPDQVVIPESLAGQSEATARDVLEELGLSISSVRDVPSADVPRDRLVGTSPELGSTVRSGASVELQVSSGMVEVPALVDLSRAEAQAALEDAGLRMTVVEVANEVVREGTVVAQEEAEGTEVPQGSSVTVEVAVRPQRPAPRPTPTPTPTPSATPTPTPTPSATPSASASASASPSPSGTSSSASPSPTGSATGSPAPSDSPPPTGPGNNRGNGGGNGGGNEGGDEDG from the coding sequence GTGAGGCCGACATCGGGTATCACGCTGGGCGGCAGGTACCAGCTCACCGAGCGCATCGCCATCGGTGGCATGGGCGAGGTCTGGAAGGCCCGGGACAAGGTCCTGGGGCGGCTCACGGCGGTGAAGATCCTCAAGGAGGAGTACACCGGGGACGCCAACTTCCTGCGCCGGTTCCGGGCCGAGGCCCAGCACACCGCGCTGCTGAACCACCCCGGCGTCGCCAACGTCTTCGACTACGGCGAGGAGGGCGGCTCCGGGTACCTCGTGATGGAACTGGTGCCCGGCCCGCCGCTGTCCGCCATCCTGGACAAGGAGAAGGTCCTGTCCCCGGACCGGACCCTGAACATCATGGCGCAGACGGCGCGCGCGCTGTCCGCCGCCCACGCCCAGGGGCTCGTGCACCGGGACATCAAGCCCGGCAACCTGCTCATCACGCCGCACGGGCGCGTCAAGGTCACGGACTTCGGCATCGCCCGGCTGGCCGACCAGGTGCCGCTGACGGCCACCGGGCAGGTGATGGGCACCGCCCAGTACCTCGCGCCCGAGCAGGCCACCGGCCAGCAGGCCACCGGGTCCTCGGACATCTACTCCCTCGGCGTGATCGGCTACGAGTGCCTCGTGGGGCACCGCCCGTTCTCCGGGGAGTCCCAGATCGCCATCGCCCTGGCCCAGGTCAACGACCCGCCGCCGCCGCTGCCGGAGTCCATCCCCGAGCCGGTGCGCGCGCTGATCATGTCCATGCTCTCGAAGGAGGCGCGGGACCGGCCGGCCAACGCCACCGCCCTGGCCGAGGCCGCCGAGGCCCTGCGCCGGCAGGACACCGCCTCCGCCGCGGCGTCCGTGCCCGGGATGCTCCCGTTCCTCAGCACCGGGGCCCCGACCGAGGCCGTCACCCAGCCGGTGGACTTCTCCGGGATGACCCAGACCCACGCCACCGAGGTGATCGAGCGGCCCGCGGGCGCCTCGGGATCCCGGGGCACCGGGACCTCGGCCCTGCCGCTCGCGGGCTCCGCCGCGGCCGGGGCGGCCGTGGGCGCGGGCGCCGCGGCGGCCGGGTCCCCCCGGATCTCGGCCACGGGCGGGCCCGACGCCGGCCCGGGCACCGGGGCCGCCGACCTCGCGGCCGACGGGCGGGACGAGGACCTGGACCGCACGGCCGAGCCGCGCCGGCGCAGCCCGTGGACCTGGCCGCTGATCGGCCTGCTCGCGCTGGTGCTGTTCGTGCTCCTGGGCATGTGGCTGGGCCCGCTGCTCGCCCGGGGCCCCGCCGAGGAGTCCTCCTCGGCGCCGGCCACGCCCTCCACCTCGGCCACCTCGGCCACCTCGGCCAGCGCCTCGGAGTCGCCGACCGCGAGCGAGACCACCGAGGCGCCGCGGACCGTGACCATCTCGGCGGCGTCCTACCTGGGGCGGCCCGTGGACGAGGTGGCGGCCGAGCTGCGCGACCTGGGCTTCCAGGTCACCCAGACCGGCCAGCGGAGCTCCGAGGTGACGCCGGGCCTCGTGCTCGGGCTCGACCCCACCGGCGAGGTCCCCCTGGGCCGGCTCATCACCGTGACGTACGCGGAGGCGCCGCCGACCACGCAGGCCCCGCCGTCGGAGTCCTCCTCCGCGCCGGAGACGAGCGCCCCGGCGAGCTCGACGCCCGCCGAGACCACCGCCCCGCCCTCGACGAGCGCCCCGGCCAGCCCGTCCGCGCCCACCGAGGACCCCACCTCCGCAGCCCCGTCGACGAGCGCGCCGGCCACGAGCACCGCGCCCGCCACGGACGAGCCCACGGCGGACACCACCGCCGACACGACCGCCGAGACCGGCGCCGCCTCCCCGGCTCCCGGGGGGACGGCGCAGCGTCCTCGCTGGACGCGGCGCCCGCCGAGGAGAGCTGACCGCCGGGACCACCCGGGCCACCCTGCCGCGAGCCCCCTGACGAGCCCCCGACCAGTCACCGACGAGTCCCCACGGAACAGGACCTGCACAGTGCCACACCAACGCATCCTCAACGGCCGGTACGAGGTCGGTGACCTCATCGGCCGGGGCGGCATGGCCGACGTGTTCCAGGGCCGCGACCTGCGCCTGGGGCGCCGGGTGGCGATCAAGATGATGCGCCCGGACCTCGCCCGGGACCCGCAGTTCCAGTCGCGCTTCCGCCGGGAGGCGCAGTCCTCGGCCGCGCTGAACCACCCGAACATCGTCTCCGTCTACGACACCGGCGAGGAGACGTTCGAGGATGCCGGGCACCACGGGGTGGACTGCCCCTTCATGATCATGGAGTTCGTGGACGGCCGGACCCTGCGGGACCTGCTGCGCCACGACGAGCTCTCCGTGGACCAGGCGGTGGAGTGGACCTCCGGCGTGCTGGCGGCCCTGCACTTCAGCCACGAGGCCGGCATCGTCCACCGGGACATCAAGCCCGCCAACGTCATGGTCACCGGCTCCGGGGCGGTGAAGGTGATGGACTTCGGCATCGCCCGGGCCCTGGCCGACTCCGCCGCCACCATGACCCAGACCCAGGCGGTCGTGGGCACCGCCCAGTACCTCTCCCCCGAGCAGGCCCGCGGGGAGACGGTCGACTCGCGGTCCGACCTGTACTCCGCCGGCTGCCTGCTGTTCGAGTTGCTCACGGGCCGCCCGCCGTTCGTGGGCGACTCCCCCGTGGCGGTGGCCTACCAGCACGTGCGGGAGGACCCGCCCGCCCCGTCCACGCTGAACCCCCAGGTCTCCCCCGCGTTGGACGCGGTCGTCGCCCGGGCCCTGGCCAAGGACAAGGACGAGCGGTTCCAGACCGGCCTGGAGTTCCGCGCCGCGCTGGAGCGGGTCCTGCGGGCTGCCGACGCCGGCCCGGCCGCTGCCGCGGGCGGGTCCGGTGCCGCGCGGGCCGGGACGGGCGGGGCCGCCGGGGCCGCATCCCCGGGCGCTCTCGGTACGGCCGGGGCGGTCGCGGCCGTGGGCGCCGCCGGTGCCCACGCCGCGACGGGCTCCCCGTCCGGACGCGACGCCGATCCGGACGCGACGGCCGCCGTCGCCGTCGTCCCGGGCCCGGGCACCGGGCAGGTCGCCGGACCGGCCACGGAGGCCCTGCCGGGGGTGCGGGGGCCGGTGCACGAGGACACCGAGCCCATCCCCGCCCTCGGTGGGGATCCTGCCGAGGAGGGCCGCGGCGGCGCCGCGGGCCCGGCCGCGCCCGTCGCGGCGGCCGACGGCTACCCGGGGACCGGGGAGCGCGGGCCGGCGCCCAGCGCGTCCACGCCCCCGCTGTCCGAGGACACGGGCCACCCCCTCGCCTTCGCCGCGATGCCCCACGACCCCCAGGAGGCGGCCCGGCGGCCGGCACCGCGGCGGCGTCACCGGGTGTGGATCCCCGTCCTCGTCGTCATCCTGGCCCTGGCCGCGGTGGCCGGCGGCTGGTTCCTCATGGACGAGCTGAACCGGCGGAACCTCGAGGCCAACCAGGTCACCGTCCCGGAGGTCGCCAACCTCACGCAGATCGAGGCCCAGAACGCCCTGACGGCGGCGGAACTGCGCCCCATGCTGGAGGAGGTCCACGACGACGAGGTGGCGCGAGACCTCGCCGTGGGCACCGAGCCGGAGGCCGGCACCACCATGCAGAAGGGCCAGGAGGTGGCCCTGCTCATCTCCCTGGGCCCGGACCAGGTGGTGATCCCCGAGAGCCTCGCCGGCCAGTCGGAGGCCACCGCCCGGGACGTCCTCGAGGAACTCGGGCTGTCGATCTCCTCGGTCCGGGACGTGCCCTCCGCGGACGTGCCGCGCGACCGGCTGGTGGGCACCTCCCCGGAGCTGGGGTCGACCGTGCGCTCCGGGGCGTCCGTGGAGCTGCAGGTCTCCTCCGGCATGGTCGAGGTGCCGGCCCTGGTGGACCTCAGCCGCGCCGAGGCGCAGGCCGCGCTGGAGGACGCGGGGCTGCGGATGACGGTCGTGGAGGTGGCCAACGAGGTGGTCCGCGAGGGCACCGTCGTGGCCCAGGAGGAGGCCGAGGGCACGGAGGTGCCCCAGGGGTCCTCCGTCACCGTCGAGGTCGCGGTCCGGCCGCAGCGGCCCGCCCCGCGGCCCACACCCACCCCGACGCCCACGCCGAGCGCGACGCCGACCCCCACGCCCACGCCGAGCGCGACGCCGTCCGCGTCGGCCTCCGCCTCGGCCAGTCCCTCGCCGTCGGGCACCTCCTCGTCCGCCAGTCCCTCACCGACGGGCAGCGCGACGGGGTCCCCGGCGCCGTCCGACTCACCCCCGCCCACCGGGCCGGGGAACAACCGGGGCAACGGCGGCGGGAACGGCGGCGGGAACGAGGGCGGTGACGAGGACGGCTGA
- a CDS encoding penicillin-binding protein 2 has product MNQAIRNTWVVVVAMFMVLVAAISIIQVVAADALKNNDFNSRQLYQEFGSARGPILVDGTAIAESVESNDDFNYQRVYHQPELYSGLTGFYSLSYGATGLEDKMNRYLAGTSDGQFVDRIVELFSGTPMEGAQVELTIDPRMQQVAYDALPEGTTASAVITDPKTGDILAMASKPSYDTNLLAVHSGAKAAQNMEELQSVPGLSPYVNRPTASLAAPGSTFKLIDTVAMLESGQFEPDTTVDVPDKITLPNSSTQLGNFGGGICGRFDRATLAEVFAQSCNTPFANAAMQLGQDRIRTTAENFGFNESIDIPLTVSASQFPGDLDDAALAQSALGQRDVKATALQMNMVAAAIANDGTLMKPQLIDSIRGSDLTLLEETEPEVFKRSTTPEVAEQMTQMMRGVVDGGTAYRAESGTVDIAAKTGTAQISAETDNVHSWITGFAPADDPQVAVTLVYQNIDFDTGSALTSTNLKKIMEAVVTQ; this is encoded by the coding sequence ATGAACCAGGCCATCCGCAACACGTGGGTCGTCGTCGTCGCCATGTTCATGGTGCTCGTGGCGGCCATCTCGATCATCCAGGTGGTCGCCGCCGACGCGCTGAAGAACAACGACTTCAACTCGCGCCAGCTCTACCAGGAGTTCGGCTCCGCCCGCGGGCCCATCCTCGTGGACGGGACCGCGATCGCCGAGTCCGTGGAGTCCAACGACGACTTCAACTACCAGCGCGTGTACCACCAGCCCGAGCTGTACTCCGGGCTGACCGGCTTCTACTCGCTGTCCTACGGCGCCACCGGCCTCGAGGACAAGATGAACCGGTACCTCGCGGGCACCTCGGACGGGCAGTTCGTGGACCGGATCGTGGAGCTGTTCTCCGGCACCCCCATGGAGGGCGCCCAGGTCGAGCTGACGATCGACCCGAGGATGCAGCAGGTGGCCTACGACGCCCTGCCGGAGGGCACCACCGCCTCGGCCGTCATCACCGACCCGAAGACCGGGGACATCCTGGCCATGGCCTCCAAGCCGAGCTACGACACCAACCTGCTCGCCGTCCACTCCGGGGCCAAGGCCGCCCAGAACATGGAGGAGCTGCAGTCCGTGCCGGGGCTGAGCCCGTACGTGAACCGGCCCACCGCCTCGCTCGCCGCCCCCGGCTCCACGTTCAAGCTCATCGACACCGTGGCGATGCTCGAGTCCGGCCAGTTCGAGCCGGACACCACCGTGGACGTGCCGGACAAGATCACGCTGCCGAACTCCTCCACCCAGCTGGGCAACTTCGGCGGCGGCATCTGCGGGCGCTTCGACCGGGCCACGCTCGCCGAGGTCTTCGCCCAGTCCTGCAACACCCCCTTCGCCAACGCCGCCATGCAGCTGGGCCAGGACCGGATCCGCACCACCGCGGAGAACTTCGGGTTCAACGAGTCGATCGACATCCCGCTGACGGTCTCGGCCTCGCAGTTCCCCGGGGACCTGGACGATGCCGCCCTGGCGCAGTCGGCCCTGGGCCAGCGGGACGTCAAGGCCACCGCGCTGCAGATGAACATGGTGGCCGCGGCCATCGCCAACGACGGGACCCTGATGAAGCCGCAGCTGATCGACTCCATCCGGGGCTCGGACCTGACGCTGCTGGAGGAGACCGAGCCCGAGGTGTTCAAGCGCTCCACCACGCCGGAGGTCGCCGAGCAGATGACCCAGATGATGCGCGGGGTCGTGGACGGCGGCACCGCCTACCGCGCGGAGTCCGGCACGGTGGACATCGCCGCCAAGACGGGCACGGCGCAGATCAGCGCGGAGACGGACAACGTCCACTCGTGGATCACCGGGTTCGCCCCCGCGGACGACCCGCAGGTGGCCGTGACCCTCGTGTACCAGAACATCGACTTCGACACCGGCAGCGCGCTGACGTCGACGAACCTGAAGAAGATCATGGAGGCGGTGGTCACACAGTGA
- a CDS encoding FtsW/RodA/SpoVE family cell cycle protein: MSEVVSPARPRRNTELVLLLLGLCIGGGANLLSALGMDREITPEYWVQIAVLAIMALVFHLVLRLRARYADPYILPIVVTLNGLGIAMIHRIDVAEGDDAATRQLMWTILAMGVAILLLWLLRDHRILRRWPYLFLAASGLLLLLPLVPGLGMEINGARIWINLGVGSFQPGEVAKVTLAIFFAGYLSANRDLILLAGKKVGRLTFPRFRDLGPLVVAWLISMGVLVFQRDLGSAILFFGLFMAMIYLATSRTSWILLGLALVAVGGVIAVNTISHVGFRVDAWLNAFDPEVYNRAAGSFQIVQGLFGLASGGLLGTGLGSGRPDIVAYANSDMIIASFGEELGFIGLSAIIMLFVLLVTRMMRAALGTRDTFGKLLAAGLAFTMALQCFVVIGGVTMVIPLTGLTTPFMAAGGSSLLSNWLIVALVLMVSQAARRPVAVGPMVNASGTGSGHHDPATGAAGTGTPGTGAAAATTTGGRTP; the protein is encoded by the coding sequence ATGTCCGAGGTCGTCTCCCCGGCCCGCCCGCGCCGCAACACCGAGCTGGTGCTGCTGCTGCTCGGCCTGTGCATCGGCGGCGGGGCCAACCTGCTCAGCGCGCTGGGCATGGACCGCGAGATCACCCCGGAGTACTGGGTGCAGATCGCCGTGCTGGCCATCATGGCCCTCGTGTTCCACCTCGTGCTCCGGCTGCGGGCCCGGTACGCGGATCCCTACATCCTGCCCATCGTGGTGACGCTCAACGGCCTGGGCATCGCGATGATCCACCGCATCGACGTGGCCGAGGGGGACGACGCCGCCACCCGCCAGCTGATGTGGACGATCCTGGCCATGGGCGTGGCCATCCTGCTGCTGTGGCTGCTGCGGGACCACCGGATCCTGCGGCGCTGGCCGTACCTGTTCCTGGCCGCCTCGGGACTGCTGCTGCTCCTGCCGCTCGTCCCCGGACTGGGCATGGAGATCAACGGCGCGCGCATCTGGATCAACCTGGGCGTCGGCTCGTTCCAGCCGGGCGAGGTCGCCAAGGTCACCCTGGCGATCTTCTTCGCCGGCTACCTCTCCGCCAACCGGGACCTCATCCTGCTGGCCGGCAAGAAGGTCGGCCGCCTCACGTTCCCCCGGTTCCGGGACCTGGGCCCGCTGGTGGTCGCCTGGCTCATCTCGATGGGCGTGCTCGTCTTCCAGCGTGACCTCGGCTCGGCGATCCTGTTCTTCGGCCTGTTCATGGCGATGATCTACCTCGCCACCTCGCGGACGTCCTGGATCCTGCTGGGGCTGGCCCTCGTGGCCGTGGGCGGCGTGATCGCCGTCAACACCATCTCGCACGTGGGCTTCCGCGTGGACGCCTGGCTCAACGCCTTCGACCCGGAGGTCTACAACCGCGCCGCCGGCAGCTTCCAGATCGTCCAGGGCCTGTTCGGGCTGGCCTCCGGCGGCCTGCTCGGCACGGGCCTGGGCTCGGGGCGCCCGGACATCGTGGCCTACGCGAACTCGGACATGATCATCGCCTCCTTCGGCGAGGAGCTCGGCTTCATCGGCCTGTCCGCGATCATCATGCTCTTCGTGCTGCTGGTGACCCGCATGATGCGCGCGGCCCTGGGCACGCGGGACACCTTCGGCAAGCTGCTCGCCGCGGGGCTGGCCTTCACCATGGCCCTGCAGTGCTTCGTGGTGATCGGCGGCGTCACCATGGTGATCCCGCTGACGGGCCTGACCACGCCGTTCATGGCCGCCGGCGGGTCCTCGCTGCTGTCGAACTGGCTGATCGTGGCCCTCGTGCTCATGGTCTCCCAGGCCGCGCGCCGGCCGGTCGCCGTCGGGCCCATGGTCAACGCCTCCGGCACCGGCTCCGGCCACCACGACCCGGCCACCGGCGCGGCGGGCACCGGGACGCCGGGCACCGGGGCCGCCGCCGCGACCACCACGGGAGGCAGGACCCCATGA
- a CDS encoding PP2C family serine/threonine-protein phosphatase: MPLVLRFAARSDVGRVRSKNDDSAYAGRHLAVVADGMGGHVGGDVASASTVLDLAALDATGYEDPATVLPDEIQNANLILNDLVHATPKLAGMGTTCTAVLLAGETLHVAHIGDSRAYRLKDGVFEQVSVDHTFVQRLVDEGRLDPSEAENHPHKNVLMRVLGDVDASPELDLMALAAAPGERWLLCSDGLTAVVPSTVIEHKLRHRRDLQAVADELVELTLAGGAPDNVTVVAFEVAEATPEETSEPAPVPLSERALAAATPDGAGPVSGSLLREDLESRPHVLVGAAAQATQTGKIPIVTRRSTQKRAATLLSGTDAAARRPEPPLDPLAASAASDLIEGGRPAGRHRAAPAGAGQADGGPAGGPGGDGSNGSRDPGAAPPGAPVPGAPAPEEDEPVRRRRSVFLPVFTALLALILAVVLTWSYLWTQTQYYVGAHEGRVAIYNGVSQRLGPITLSHLDSETEVRLEDLPAYSRQRVEAGLPARDLEHAQEIVADLEGSTTSPPADGPTASPDASASPRPSASPSPTGGTARATTSPSGTPSPSGSTAPRSDR; encoded by the coding sequence ATGCCACTGGTGCTCCGATTCGCCGCGCGCTCCGACGTGGGCAGGGTCCGGTCGAAGAACGACGACTCCGCCTACGCCGGACGCCACCTCGCCGTCGTCGCCGACGGCATGGGCGGCCACGTGGGCGGCGACGTGGCCAGCGCCTCCACGGTGCTGGACCTCGCCGCGCTCGACGCCACGGGCTACGAGGACCCGGCCACCGTGCTGCCGGACGAGATCCAGAACGCCAACCTCATCCTCAACGACCTGGTCCACGCGACCCCCAAGCTGGCCGGGATGGGCACCACGTGCACCGCCGTGCTGCTGGCCGGGGAGACGCTGCACGTGGCCCACATCGGCGACTCCCGCGCCTACCGCCTCAAGGACGGCGTCTTCGAGCAGGTCAGCGTGGACCACACCTTCGTCCAGCGGCTCGTGGACGAGGGCCGGCTGGACCCCTCGGAGGCGGAGAACCACCCGCACAAGAACGTGCTGATGCGCGTGCTCGGGGACGTGGACGCCTCCCCGGAGCTGGACCTCATGGCCCTGGCCGCGGCCCCCGGCGAGCGCTGGCTGCTGTGCTCGGACGGGCTGACCGCGGTCGTCCCGTCCACCGTGATCGAGCACAAGCTGCGCCACCGCCGCGACCTGCAGGCGGTGGCGGACGAGCTGGTGGAGCTGACCCTGGCCGGCGGCGCGCCGGACAACGTCACGGTGGTGGCCTTCGAGGTGGCCGAGGCCACTCCCGAGGAGACCTCCGAGCCGGCGCCCGTCCCGCTCTCCGAGCGGGCCCTGGCCGCCGCCACCCCGGACGGCGCCGGGCCGGTCTCGGGCTCCCTGCTGCGCGAGGACCTGGAGTCCCGGCCGCACGTGCTCGTGGGGGCCGCGGCCCAGGCCACGCAGACCGGCAAGATCCCGATCGTCACCCGGCGCAGCACGCAGAAGCGCGCCGCCACCCTGCTCTCCGGCACCGACGCCGCCGCGCGCCGCCCCGAACCGCCGCTGGACCCGCTCGCGGCCAGCGCCGCCTCGGACCTCATCGAGGGCGGCCGGCCGGCGGGCCGGCACCGCGCCGCACCCGCCGGTGCCGGACAGGCCGACGGCGGCCCCGCCGGGGGCCCCGGCGGCGACGGTTCCAACGGCAGCCGGGACCCCGGGGCCGCGCCGCCCGGCGCCCCGGTGCCCGGGGCGCCGGCGCCCGAGGAGGACGAACCGGTCCGGCGCCGTCGCTCGGTGTTCCTCCCCGTGTTCACCGCGCTGCTGGCGCTGATCCTCGCCGTGGTGCTGACGTGGAGCTACCTGTGGACGCAGACCCAGTACTACGTGGGTGCCCACGAGGGCCGGGTCGCCATCTACAACGGCGTCTCGCAGCGGCTGGGGCCCATCACCCTGTCCCACCTGGACTCCGAGACCGAGGTGCGGCTCGAGGACCTGCCCGCGTACTCGCGCCAGCGCGTGGAGGCCGGGCTGCCGGCCCGGGACCTGGAGCACGCCCAGGAGATCGTGGCGGACCTCGAGGGCTCGACCACCTCCCCGCCCGCGGACGGTCCCACCGCCTCCCCGGACGCCTCGGCGTCCCCGAGGCCCTCCGCCTCCCCGTCCCCGACCGGTGGCACGGCCCGGGCCACGACGTCGCCCTCCGGGACGCCCTCGCCGTCCGGATCCACCGCCCCGAGGAGTGATCGCTGA
- a CDS encoding FHA domain-containing protein encodes MSELAVAALRLGLLLVMWILIISIVSSQGRDLMVGARNKVRSRAGAGAPVAATAAAGAPVRGASADAGPTTGQQGASRTRASRLVVLEGPLKGTEVPLHGAPLLVGRAQEADLVLDDDYVSGRHARLFPQGSRWFLEDLGSTNGTYVGGSPLSRTVAVEPGTAIRIGKTVLELRS; translated from the coding sequence GTGAGCGAACTCGCCGTCGCGGCCCTGCGCCTGGGGCTGCTGCTCGTGATGTGGATCCTCATCATCTCGATCGTCTCCTCCCAGGGGCGTGACCTGATGGTGGGGGCCCGGAACAAGGTGCGGTCCCGCGCCGGGGCCGGCGCGCCCGTGGCCGCCACGGCCGCGGCCGGCGCCCCGGTCCGGGGCGCGTCCGCCGACGCCGGCCCCACCACCGGCCAGCAGGGCGCATCCCGGACGCGGGCGAGCCGCCTCGTGGTGCTGGAGGGACCGCTCAAGGGCACCGAGGTGCCCCTGCACGGCGCGCCCCTGCTCGTGGGGCGCGCCCAGGAGGCCGACCTCGTCCTGGACGACGACTACGTCTCCGGCAGGCACGCCCGGCTCTTCCCCCAGGGCTCCCGCTGGTTCCTCGAGGACCTCGGCTCCACCAACGGCACCTACGTGGGCGGCAGCCCGCTGTCCCGCACGGTCGCGGTCGAGCCGGGCACGGCCATCCGCATCGGCAAGACGGTGCTGGAGCTGAGGTCCTGA
- a CDS encoding DUF3662 and FHA domain-containing protein: protein MGLLDNLERGLEKAVQSAFSAGGARAVKPVEIANALRLTMDDEAMALSEGRTFAPNVFTVSFSTPDFDLARKWGSALAEELCDEAIRHAREQGYTLHGPVRVTFVEDDALRPGKLAIDAVADRSGGADRPEATGDRDVPTSTGSAEVAPSAPVARDAELPAEPRPAPTPPAAVAPAAPPAAPARQPRRGPDVPLQPVLEIDGRKYGLHADSIVLGRSADADIVVEDTGVSRRHLEIITRGRTVMAVDLGSTNGFYVNDRKVDGSTVLRDGDRITMGRVSMVFRTLPARGGRDEGNGDAR from the coding sequence GTGGGTCTTCTGGACAACCTCGAGCGCGGCCTGGAGAAGGCCGTGCAGTCGGCCTTCTCGGCCGGTGGCGCCCGGGCGGTGAAGCCGGTCGAGATCGCCAATGCCCTGAGACTGACCATGGACGACGAGGCCATGGCCCTCTCCGAGGGCCGCACGTTCGCGCCCAATGTCTTCACCGTGTCCTTCTCCACCCCGGACTTCGACCTGGCCCGCAAGTGGGGCTCGGCCCTGGCCGAGGAGCTGTGCGACGAGGCCATCCGCCACGCGCGCGAGCAGGGCTACACGCTGCACGGCCCGGTGCGCGTCACCTTCGTCGAGGACGACGCCCTGCGCCCCGGCAAGCTCGCCATCGACGCCGTCGCCGACCGCTCCGGCGGGGCCGACCGGCCGGAGGCCACCGGCGACCGGGACGTGCCCACCTCGACCGGCTCCGCGGAGGTCGCCCCGTCCGCCCCGGTGGCCCGCGACGCGGAACTGCCGGCGGAACCGCGCCCGGCGCCCACCCCGCCGGCCGCCGTCGCGCCCGCGGCACCCCCGGCCGCCCCGGCACGCCAGCCGCGCCGGGGACCGGACGTGCCGTTGCAGCCGGTCCTGGAGATCGACGGGCGCAAGTACGGCCTGCACGCGGACTCGATCGTGCTCGGCCGCTCCGCGGACGCGGACATCGTGGTGGAGGACACCGGCGTGTCCCGCCGCCACCTGGAGATCATCACCCGCGGCCGGACCGTGATGGCCGTGGACCTGGGCTCCACGAACGGCTTCTACGTCAACGACCGCAAGGTGGACGGCTCCACCGTGCTGCGGGACGGGGACCGGATCACCATGGGCCGGGTGTCCATGGTCTTCCGCACGCTGCCCGCCCGGGGCGGCCGCGACGAGGGGAACGGTGATGCCCGGTGA